The Bombus pascuorum chromosome 11, iyBomPasc1.1, whole genome shotgun sequence genome includes the window GCGGACGCGAGCGACCGATCAACCAAGCGAGCAAACCAACGAATGCGAAAGAACCTGACCTCGATCAGTGGCCGGTTCGACTTGTGTGCGCTCGACCAACTATTATTTTTGGTCAGGAAACGAGTATCGCGTACTGTGCACAGCGTGCATGTGCATGCGACCACTTTACGTGCCGGCTACTTGTTTTGTGCAGCGACCTTGAACGCGTAGATCTTACTGGGAGCCATGCACCAAGTGGCCTGGGAGCATGGATCTAGATGTTGCAATATTtccaacgtataacgccaaTGTACTCGTATATATATCGTGGTCACCGAAACAATGTAAGGAACACGTTCGAGAActtcaaaatgaaatataggaCCACAAAATTTTCGCAAAGAGTAAATCGTTCGTTCCGGACGACGAATCTATCGCCGTTTTTCTTGATTCACGCACGTAACTCGGTCAACTTGGTCGTGAGGTCAACGATTCCCATGAAACTCACGCAATACGCAGTTTGCGGTAGCAGACGGacacacacgtacacacacGCAACCAATGTCGAGCGGTGTGCCAATAAAACCGCAATTTACTCGTCAGAGAAAACGTACGTTGTCACGCGCAAAACACAGAGGCAAATCTTCTAGAAACTCGCATGATACGCGACCGATCACGGTAATGCTCGTACTGGTTTTCCGCTCACGATGAGCACGTAGAAAGGCGCTCCCTTGATTCTGTTCTCGACTGGATTGCAAGCGACTTTTAGTACACATGCACGTTACACCGCACAAACATGCCTATGCACACGCACGTAATGCGAGTGAAAATACGTGTGTACATGTGTGATCCGTAATAAGTGTGGTTCCCATACAAGAAACAACGGCAACACGATGGGTGCATACACACGTTCACGGTATGTGGAGAAAATGTGTGCGAATACAGAGCGCGAATAAAACCGATACGCAATATACACGGAGCCGGCCTAAGGATCACGCGAATGTATATTGCGTATCGGACGATACATTAACGGCTCGTTTCTGACAATGATCATTTCTAACGCAAATGTGCTACCTCTCCGACCTGTATACATACAGCAAAAACGCGTGCGTACGTATGACGTTGAGGATCGAATGTATTTCGACCCTATCGTCCACCTAGTGACATTTGGCACGCCGGATATGTTCGCTCACACACGAAAGTAGGTGCAGCTGAGCGACGACGTAAAGAAAGACGGTCACTGTGTGGATCGGCACTGCCTAACACTACTTCTACTGCACAGGTTTTCGCGGGTACAGAGTGGGGGGGCTAGTCAGGACAAAGAAAAGGAGGCTCGAAACTGACCGACGACGACGAGCCCACGAGCCcccgacgacgacgacgactacGACAAGCCGACGACGAGCGAGCGACAGCCTGATACCTCCGCACTTCGCGAGCACTCTCACGCATTTATCGATGTCAAACGTCTCTGCACCGTAGAAGCACCAGGCGTCGTTTCTTACGGTGTCGCTGATTGGCCGAGCGGTGCGCCAGTGCACTGCCTCGGCCAATCAACGTTGACAATACGACCCTGCCGTACGAGCCGCCACCAGCACCGGTCGTGTCACGTGAATCTCATGCCcgaaaacaaaacaaacaGCTGGCTGTGTTCCTTGCCTCGCTCTCTTGCACGCTATCGTGCGTGTACTTTTCATGTACGATATTCCTCCAGTGGGGAAGACACTCCCCTTTTTCATCTAGAATATactaaaactgagaaataatATATCAGAAAGTAACGCGTTGATCGATCACGCTGGTACCGATTACATCGGGAATTAACTTATTATAATACacgatgtattttataataattcaaatcCCACTTATTCGTTTCGTTATAACCTATTCGATCCTCCtgtaagaaacaatttttattcttttgttatataatttaaatataacaacTCTAAAATGTCGCTCGTTACTTCCTtacattatgaaatttaagataagtgcatttgaaaattcatataatcGCGCCATCTTTTGTATCCCATTTAGCGTCACTCAtactttttcaaattggtaCTTCTGAAGATCTGAGTCTCTCGAGATCTATAGCGTTCAGTATAGTATttgaatatacataaatttatagttCGATTCAACAAAATTCGATcgttttgtactttataataGCAATAAATATGTGTGACGGAAGGATAAAATACAGTAATTTACCGATTTCTGAGATTATCGTCAAaggttagaaaaatttcttcgaGAAAAGTGATGATCTCTTGGTAAGTTACacaaaatcaataatttctatatagatcgtatttaatttaaaaaacgaagaatGACATTAGGAAGAATGCACACGTAGATGttcaattatatacattataacaatTTCTGTCGTTTCACGCATCGTTATTTACGAGTGcaattgttattttcatttgttgTGCTATGACAAAGAATTATATTCGTATGTAAGTATGTTTCATtgtgatatatttaaaatcaataCATTTGCGACATGACaaatcaaattaattcaatgttagaaaatattattggaactacaaattataaatatagctttattacattttttagtaaataattgCTTAACCCAATACATTTTCaactaattaaaaagtaacaatagatttataaagatttcctctgaaaataataatttttcaaaattacataatttttgcatacttttattataaggcaaaaattaaaacatatttaagtTGAACAACTTAGAAACTTATGAagtacaatttaaaatattactttgcTTAGttgataattcattttttatttatttctttaaaaaatacacaattctttataatttgtacaattttgtaaattgatttctattatattgagatgtatcatttttattacaaaaatttgtatgaTTAAATTACATGCGAGATACAGGAGTGATATCTAGTAAAGCAAGTGCATTTTGAAGCACAATTTGCAATGCATGTAGCATATATAATCTGGCAGTCATTGTTGGAATCAAATGGTCATATGCTTcctataataaaacaataatatataaataataaattattaatcatgcAATAAGGTTTATAATTCAATCATTAACATTGATCAGTAATAAAACTTACAGTTAATATTCTAATTCTATGATAGTAGATGCTAAATTTTTGGCACAGTTTAGACaagaatatacaaataaattgtgtATTTGTTTGGAAGACAGGATCATATCTTAAACAATCCTTTATCATTTGTTGATATccaataacaaaattatatataagttCCCATTCTTCCtagaaattataaagtttCTGAGTCATTGTTTGTTCTCTTTCATAAATTGGAGACGTTGATAATTCAGTatcttttgaataaaataccTCTTGATTTAGTAAAGAAAAATCTGTATCATTAACACATGGTAAATTAGGATATTCTCctcttaaatttttatcattatactTTTCAATGATAGCTGTTATTCTTgctgtattatataatataaaacatccaCCTAAAAACTAATAATGGTAGAAATTGTTCCTTTAAAAGTTCTAAGAAATTCATGCAAAATTCAGAGATGAAAGAACCTTTTGTGTTTGTGGTACTTTTATCGGTAGCAACATTGCATCCAATAAAAACAGGACGGCTTGGTTTTACAGATAATAATTCAAATGTAACTGCTGCTTTTGCAAGATTTTCAAGGAAACATTCTTCTGTTTCCACATTAAATTCCCgtgcttcaaaatatttatgttcatTTAATGcttttaattctataattttattgttaatatattctttatacgttagttttgTCTCTTTACAGTttgtttctgtattttttaccACACCACATATACACCTCTCATAATTTTCTCTCACATTTCCTTGTGACTTAGTGGTAAATACAAATCTGTGATCGGAGTGCTCATCTGATAGTTTAGATCCATGCAGAGTCAAAATCTTTTCAGTGACATGTTGTATTAAGTGTAATCTTCTAGTTGTGAGTTCTGATTCTTTATCTTGAAGCGATATGAAACTAAAGATCTTGTTAACTGAAAAAGTTTTCCCAAAGTCATTCTTAGATGCTATAACTGCTTTGATCGAGCTCTCTATAAGAGGGGTACgttgtaaaaataaacagactctttctctctctaaaAGATACTTGTGTAATTTTATAGACCAATTACTACTCGATGATATTAACAACTGTAAAACCTGCAAAGATATCTTTTAGTTTTATAGCTAGGTTATGTTCCTTCCCTTTatgatgatattttttattatattttacctgATTCGCAACGTCTGCATCAGTGTTGTTATTTGTTCCACCACCTCGAACATATAGAAAATGTTGCAAAATTGTTGTACACTTTTCTTCACATTTATCTGTGTCTTTCAACAAGTTTTTCCATACTTTAAGGCtaggtataaaatataattcaccATTTATTGCTAACTTTTCATTATTTACCTTGACAATTGAGgtatttttgcaattattacCACTTaaatatgacgttatattatttataagcAACTGCATGCATATGGGTGATGTGCTTTCCATTTGTGACTCCATGTGCCAGTCACTCCAATGTGAAGTAACCTTAACAAGTTGCTCcaataagaaatatatgatTCTGAAATTAGTTTCACTTATAAGACATGTAACTTTCTTAACTtacgttttttatttcaattattaaaattatttgcaatgaTATACTCAAATCTAAATAGGTTTTATAATTGATATGTGGTAATTAGAAGTTGTTGAAACTACAAATATTATAGACAactaaattagaaaaatttgtaacaatttttgaagtaaaataattaaaacgaacgTGACTTTTCAGTAGTTTCTTTATTAGAGTCACAAGTCGAATTGTGCAAATAAGTGATTGTAAACattaacattaatataatagtaGCTATACTTAAGATAaagtatgtacgtatattttacaaattcatcacaaaaaccaattttctatttaagcGTATCTAAACTGACGATCgatcattaaataaatttactcaGCTATAGTActgtaattaaattctataatttacaTCGCTCTCTTTGATAACAATTATCACATAGAATGATGATATTTTACGTATGCTATTGCAGCCAGTTCCTTGCAAAATTCTTCTGTCACGATCACGCTTTCGAACAGGATATTCTCCTTCTCTCTAAAAATCACGAAACATTTAATCTTCCGAAATTACCAAACGAACcaaattacgatataattaatCATTCCTATTCGTATTTACCCTTCGTGAGAACAATCTTCAAGCAATCGTTCTCGTGTCTCCGTCAGCATTTGCTTGTGATCCGGCGTCTTTGGTACCTCGTTCACCAGCTGCTTGACAACTTTTTGCAAGCAGGTGAACAAGTTCTTCGTGCCGGGTGCTACTGGTAGCAACGGATTCAGTAAAAATTCATGCAGGTACGGATGAGGTAAAAGCGCAAGCCTCGAGATCACCACAGTCAGTTGCAGGTTGACCTCGTACTTTTGCCTTGGAATACTCGCCACTTTCTCAAAAAGCATCGTCATAAACGGCCCCATGTAAAATCTTACGGAACAATGATCTGCTTCCGGTCTGGAATCAGAACTCGCAGAATCATCCACGGTTACTGCCTCTAGCGGCCAGGCCATCAGCGAGCAGTCTGTCAGCACAGTAGAATACTGCCTTTCCAAGTCAGCCATATACCGTTCGTAATTGTTCACGTCCGTGTCTGTTTGTAGATAACGAGGAATCAGGGACAGGAAACTGAAACGGAGGTTGATACGAAGctaaaaattttataccttTACACTGTTTCATTTGCATATGCAAATATCGTTGCGCGAGGGAAAGTATTCGAAGTTCTTTAGTACATACGCCGAGAAAACATATTCAGTTGGTGACGTATCGAAATGATTGATTGAGACTTTCTGTTGATTAAGCTTTCTCACTTTGTGTCACGCTTGTCAAGTACTATAAGTGTGTacattattgaattattacttttttttcatattctatttattcgaGTGACAAGGAATGTCTCCGTCGTAAAACGTTCTTTTGATgaaagtttttcttttttcttttttctttttttttttttttttttttctatgtacGATGGTGAGAGTTTCTGTAAGATTCTTACCAATTTACAATTCTATGAATATTACTAGGTGCTAATGTCCGACTATGACTTTGCTCGTAGGAGAGGTCTAGCGAacccttcttcttttctctttctctttcgtcctCCTCGTCGCTCCAGGATGCAATTGCACTATCCGCCGCGGTGTTGTCGTAATAGCCTCGTGTTGataaatatactaatacgagaCAGTGCAGTATatgttcgtttcgtttctctatCATCTCCTCGAACAGCTTCAATGTTTCCAGCGTTAAGTCGTCACTGTCCGTGAAGCAGTTGTCTATCAGCCTGTGTAGTACAGGCGACGTCCATACGTTTGGTATCTCTGGTCCTCTGTCGCGACCCACGAGCCAGTAACTTATttctaaagaaagaaattattaatatcgtttgaattaatttcgaaatattggCAAGGGTCAAAGagcaatttttcttcgtctcttACTATTTAGAGGAAAAAGTAAACAAACTCTATCAATCCTCCAAAAATTCCaagcaaaaaaaaattgctaattctccatattttaacataaattatacACAAACCTGTACATAAGGCGCTAGATGTTAATTCCTTCAAACATTTCGTAATCAATGCCGTGATAAGAACAACATGATGTTCAGCCAGGGCTGGTGTCACGATTTTCTCTAAGAAATTCACTTTAATGTTCTTCGCCAACGCGTTTGCCACGTCTGGATGCGCTTCCCTTATCAGTTGATTGCAGTAATCAAACCACATGAAAAACGCGGCGACCTGTCTGCAGCCAGAAAATTTTTTCTCCTTCGTCCACATTGGTGAATCTAAACCCCAAGTAACATCCACGCCGTCGATCTCTGCTGGATCGACATGCGCTGGGATGGCGTTGAACAGGTTCTCTAATCTATTTGGTATCAGGATTGCTAAGTCACTGTTTGCTACCATTTGTGCGAACGATGGATCCTCCAAGGATGCAAGGACCATTATTCCTTCGCAGGCTCTTATCCTCACGGTATTATCCTGGAAAAGgaaacatttttgtttaaGAATTTGATGTCTGGTTGACTGATCTTTGTATTTTAggatttggaatatttaatccatagcttttattaatattgaaattgcaaaattagtCCGCAAAGTATGGGTAACACAACATAAGGAACTATTATGATAGTTTACTTTCATTGTTTAAAATTCGTGGCTTACCGCGCTATTTATGTAACTCAACAAGGCATCTAATAGAAGGCATTTTGATTTCTGTGGAGTGTCCAGTCTCAGAAGATTCTGATCCCCTTCTGCGCAATTAGACTCCTCGAAAGCAGCCCCGTACTCAACGTCCAATCGTAAATCCTGGAGATTCTGCAAATGTGTATCTATCTCGTTCATCAGAACGACGTTTTCGCCTTTTTGAGAGATGTCGCAGTCCTGAGAGTCAGAAGATTGTACCGTGACACCCGAATTCTCATCGCAAATCGGTTTCTCGATTACCGGACTAGAAGATTGCGAGGCATTCTCCACTTCCCTGGAAGATATCGACCTGTTCGATTGACTAGATGATCCCCTCGTTCCATTCTTACTGGACGGTCTGTTAGTCTCCACGGACCGTCTCCTACCATTTTCCGAACTAAACAGGTTGGGATTTATCAATGTGACCGCCTGAGTGTCCAGTGGTTCAAATAAGGGATTAaagttattttttcttctgtttgGGACGTAGGTAACTTTTTCCACTTCCACCCTTTCGGAATTCCTTCTCGTAGAGGCGTTATGCCTCTGAACAGTCGGTGCATCGTTTATTATGTTGGTCACGTGAGGGTACTTGCAAACTAGGAAGCAAAGCGTGAGAAGGAACTGGACCTCCTCAGCTTCCATAGGCGATGGTGGGTTTCCATTGCACAGAGCGATCAGTCGTTGCACTGGTCCATAAATCGACGTGTGGTGCAGCAGTGGGTACTTAGATCTACCCagcaattttcttaaaaaagacAGGCAAATGGTTCTCATTCCGGGTGGAGTTTCCGCGCTGGCGAGCGTAGCCAGCAGGTCGAGTAGCTTGTGCTGCAACAGGTATTCGAGGCATGGTCCTGGCTCGTTTTCGTCCTTCTCCTCTTCTAACAGTATTTCCAGTAATCTGTCTAAATGTCGTGGTATGCCCGTGGACTGTATGGGCACCTTGCAATCGGTCAGGTGATTCACATAAAAGTTCATAAGCTGTTTCCAATGGTAGGTGAAATCTTGCAGCGGCGTGGCAGGCGGTGCTATCtgcaaacgataaaaattcataagtACAGCGCTTCgtttaaaggaaaaaaactGATGACGACCAAAACGTCGACCGGGAATCGTACTACGTCATTCGGGTCGTTGTTGAGGAAAACCAAGTAGGATACAAAACAcggtaaattattaaacgtgCACATGTTAATGAGCTACAGTTGGTTCGCCCGTAGGTGCAacttgaaataattacataagcCGCTAAATATAACGACGTACATCTTGCAACGATTAGACAACGCGCAAATACGCGTGTCGATCGAGATGGGCAGGTTTTGCGTATTACCGGCATGGTATTGGCCGGCCGAAAGTTGGCTACGCCGCACCGTTGTGTTTGTTTGGATTTTTTTATGGGCGCCAAACGAGCGCGATTTAAAATCAATCCGGGCGCGTACGAAggacgagaagaaaaaattcgtAAGAGTATACAGTAGCTTATCGACTATGGCGAAAGGCACAACATACAGATCGATACACGCAGaacgtaaataaatacaatggcaCATGTAACGACGCGCGGTGGTCGAACGAAGAGAAATCGTCGTTTACGTAAAACATATAATGCCGCACTACGATCGATGGATACTGCCTTAAAATCTCTCTTACACCGTTTACAATGCTCTGCGAGCAAaggcaaaaatataaatgaaaatgtgCGTGTCTTTTTTTCTCGGTCGAATGAATGAAGAACATTGTACGCAGTCGCGTGGTCGAAAACAGAACCGACGACGAAACTGCGGAATTTATCAGGGTTATCACTCACCACATCAATGGCATTCTTCAGCGCGATTTGAATGCCACTAATCATCTTAACGCACCGTCCGATCCTGGTCCACAATTATTTCTCGCTATGCACGCGCCTTGTGGCCGTTTCTCGCGTAATCGTCCGTTTCTGCATAATTTCTCATTGTTCGTTCCCGTATCACGGTGCTATACCTCACTGTCGCTGCGACAGCGAAACTTTACTGCTTTGACGTGTTTTGTTTCCTATCAGCTACCACCAGGTGGTGTTGTTATCGCCAAGCATGTATGtatcgtatatatacgtattgttatgacgtataggcACGATAATTGAGAAGAGAGATTGGGGGAACGGTACAGATTACACTGCGCGTACACTTGAATTTCTTAGTTTCGTCaaataatagatttattttaagagaaatttcatatgaatatttttaatgactTTCGCTGGAAAAAGTAATCGATTTGTAAAGATAAACGTAGTTCGTAGTTCGCCCTCTAGTGGCGTGCAGAGAAGATATCGTTGTAGACAATACATTTCAATTAGGTTTGCCGAAGGTCGAAAAATTAAGCGAAaccaaattttgaaatttaaactgTGATTTCTTCGGCACAGGAAGATTATACCGAATATCTTAATATCCCTTCGCGGATTATTTACTCGAATTTATATCAGAGTTGAATGCGATTAAAATTACTTGTTCCGTTATCTTCAGTATTTTTCCTATTATATATCACTCATTTTCTAATCAAGGTTGATCGATATAATCGCTGATAAGATTTTGAGATACCTGTCTAAATATGCTAATAAAACGTCTAACCATCGAGAATATTTACTCGTGTTTATCGTGATCAAACATTcaagaaatcaaataaaattcgtaccattccaatttaaaaatatccaaaattttCCTACAAAACCTTCGTGCAATAATTATCATTGGAAATACTCTATCTCTTTAAATAGCCACCTTATCTTTATTGTTCTCCTTCCGCCCACGAGAGAAACCTTTCGTTacctttaatatttcttagaaCTGCAAACTCTGTCTTATCAAAAGGTCttatcaatatattaatatatcagaTATATACTAACGtaataaaaactgaaaaaaatatttaaattctatttattaaatacataaattaaatgtatatataatatatcgatatattaaaaacattgaTCGAGCACCAAATGTTCTCAACTCTTTTCAAACGCGACATGGTAATGGCACATCGATCGTGAGCAACAGGATTTACGATGACTTTTATTTTGCACCTTTAACGTGTACACATCTCAACAACATTAACCAGAttgtgaatataaaaaaagtcgTGACAAAAAATCGTGAAAGCGGTTCAAGCTCCGCCGTTATAATCGATTCGCTGTCTTCGACGATTTTCCCGACTCAATTCTACTCGCTccttcgaatcgatcgattcagTCACGATTAACCAAGGAAAACAACTTTGTCTCTCACTAAACATCCTACCAAATTTCTTGTCGGATGCTCGACAGTTTTACAAATACGCTGTCGCGATCTAAATCGATGAACAGTACAGTTAGATCACGAAGCCGCTGATTTTTCTTACGCAGCCTAGAATACAGTAATTCGATGGTCGACCACGAGAATTCACCGCATTGTAGGAATCCGAACGTGATCGCACTTGTACTCGTACTTTGTCGCCTTTTTTCTGTCACATTAATTATCTTTAGATCTGTGCAGACGCATGACACAATATCGTTGGAATTTCGCACCAGTGGCgctttactattttatttttctttaaagcTGACAATTCGAACGGAAGAACTTTATTTctcgtttatatatattatttagttaTACAATTGGCTATAGTTGTACTATCCTTTTTCAGACACCTTTATCGATCCacaattcgaataattttctagTACCATTTTCCGATGCTTCGACAATTTCCAATACCAATTTCCGATGCATCATCAACAATCTAAAACTACGGGATACGGAATCACACAGCGTCACTATCAACAAAATCACAACGAaatagcgtcgttggtgtgcATAGTGTCTTACAATAATAATCGGTAGAATACCCGACGATACGTTTCGTGCTCGTGTCGACATCGCACGTTAAATCGAACGCTAGGCTCACGTGGATCCGCGTGATCGCGCTAAGTATACCGCGGCAGAGCTACTCACCACCTTTAGTCTCAACAGTCGCCGCAACATCGATGACGAGAGACCAGCAAACGATCGGAGACGAACGTTCGATTCGGCTCGGTTCGAGGGAACGGAACGAAGCAGGAATCTTCGCGTGAAACGACGATCACGAAagaattctctttctctctctctctcttttcgtcGACGGATCGACCATCCACGCGAATTTTATCGGTACACACCGCGAAGTCTTATCGAAAtgacgatgaaaataaatacagaatataTAGCAACAATTCCTCGTCCGGGCCAAGTTTTTGACCGACACTTTTCTTCCCGTCACTGTTTCGTAATCCAAGAACGCGAACCGAATGACAATCAAGCCCAGATCCGGAAAGTACGGGGCCATCCTCATCGCGCTTTCGAGTCGCGTACGAAAcaatagaaagaaaactttgGAGTAAAGATAGAGGAGCGGTGATTCTTCCTTCTTCAGGTAGCTAGGATCTGTTCGATCCCTATCGTGCTGCTTATGTTCAAACCACGAATTTTCTACTATTTCTGATAAAGTTCCGCAAACCGGGCTGAATGtctgtttttttaaattatataagtcGACACGATCAATTCCACACGATTGGCTTCAGAAATATCtgattattgtatatttaattataaatttccatgTTCTATCGAACCGTAATATCGACATTATTGATATAAGGAGAATATAATGGCATAAGGAGGAGAATATCATGTCATAAGTAACGCGGTTCTTCTGAGAGCTGAGTTTGATGGAATAGAATTCGATACGACGTCAATTTTGTAAAGTTGTACTAGTAGCCGAATAGAAAACCTATTAGATCGACTAATTACTAGTTGTAAGAAATTGAG containing:
- the LOC132912282 gene encoding DALR anticodon-binding domain-containing protein 3-like, giving the protein MESQMESTSPICMQLLINNITSYLSGNNCKNTSIVKVNNEKLAINGELYFIPSLKVWKNLLKDTDKCEEKCTTILQHFLYVRGGGTNNNTDADVANQVLQLLISSSSNWSIKLHKYLLERERVCLFLQRTPLIESSIKAVIASKNDFGKTFSVNKIFSFISLQDKESELTTRRLHLIQHVTEKILTLHGSKLSDEHSDHRFVFTTKSQGNVRENYERCICGVVKNTETNCKETKLTYKEYINNKIIELKALNEHKYFEAREFNVETEECFLENLAKAAVTFELLSVKPSRPVFIGCNVATDKSTTNTKGGCFILYNTARITAIIEKYNDKNLRGEYPNLPCVNDTDFSLLNQEEEWELIYNFVIGYQQMIKDCLRYDPVFQTNTQFICIFLSKLCQKFSIYYHRIRILTEAYDHLIPTMTARLYMLHALQIVLQNALALLDITPVSRM